In the genome of Massilia sp. UMI-21, the window ATGGCGCGGCGCACCGCGCACGGCCGCAACCTGGCCTGAATCGTCGCGCGCCCGCGACCGGCCGCGCCGGCCCGGCCTATTGGGCCGCTTGCAGGCGCATGTCCGGCAGCACCAGGTGCAGCCGGAGCCTGCCTTGCTCGCCGCTGCCCTGGCCGGCGGCGCGGCCGGCGCCGCCCTCGACACCTTCCACGCCTTCCACGCCTTCCACGATCAGGCCGCGGTTGCGCCCGGTTTCCTTGCCCTTGTAGAGCGCGCGGTCGGCCAGTGCGATCGCCTGCTCCCAGCCGAAGGCTTCGCCCGCGCCGGGCTGCAGCGAGACCGCGCCGGCGGTGGCGCTCACGTGCAGCGCGCTGCCGTCGTCCAGCACCACCGGCGCCGCCGCGATCGCGTTCAGGATGCGCTGTACCAGCAGGGGACGCTGGGCGTCGTCGACGCCTTGCGAATACACCAGGAACTCCTCGCCACCCCAGCGCAGCACCATGTCCGATTCGCGCACGACCTCGTTCAGGCGGCGGCCCACCTCGACCAGCACCGCGTCGCCGGCGGCGTGCCCATGCTGGTCGTTGATGCGTTTGAAGTGATCGATGTCGAGCAGGGTGAAGCAGTCGCCGGCGCCGGTGGCCGGCCGGCGCTCGCGCATCCGGTCGACGAACGAGCGGCGGTTGTACAGGCCGGTGAGCGGGTCGTGGGCCGAACGGTGCGCCAGTTCGGCGTTGAGTTCGGCCAGGCGGCGGCCGCTGGCCTGCGATTTCCGGTACAGCATGAACACGAAGCCGGACAGCACCAGGGCCAGCAAGGCGCCGAGCGAGGCCAGCGCCAGGCGCAGGTTGCGGTTGTGGATCTCTGCGTCCTTGACGGCGTTTTCCTGGCGCAGGCGCTCGATCTGGGCGGCACGCTCCTTGGCGTTGAATTGCTCCTGCAGTGCGGCGAAGGCCTTGTTGCGGCTCTCCACCGCCAGCGTCTCCTGGATCTGCTCGCGCTCGCGCACGGTCTGCAGCGCCTGGCGGTGCAGGCCGGCGTGTTCCAGCGCCTCGCTCTTCTCGGCCAGGATGTTCGAGACCGCCAGCATGGCGCCGGCCTTGCGCAGTTCCTGCGTGGTGCGGTCGATATGGACCGTGCCTTCCGCCATGCGGCCCTGGCCGAACAGGGCGAAGCCCAGGTTGGCGTAGACCATCTGGATGACGCTCTGGTCGCTTACCTGTTCGGACAGCGCGACCGCGGAGCGCGCGGCGCGCTCGGCTTCCCGGTAGCGCCGGCCCCTCAGGAAGGCATCCGAGACGTTGCCCAGCACGTTGGCCTCGATCCAGCGCAGGTCGTGCCTGCGCGCCAGCGCCAGCGCACGGTCGAAGGCGGCGTGCGCCTGCGGCAATTGCTTGAGCAAGACGTAGGCGCGTCCGTCCAGGAAGTGCATCAGGGCTTCGACCCGCGGCGCAATGGCCTCGTCCGCAGCGCCGGCATGGGCCGCGCGGTAGGCACGGGTGGTGTCGAGCGCCTTGCCGGCGTCGCCGCCGTTGACGTACAGTCGCGCCAGCGCCAGGCGCAGGTCGGCTTCGCGCGGACTCCACAGCGCCGGATGGCGCTGGACCAGTTCCAGGGCGCGCAGGTAATGGCCGAGCGCCCGGTCGTGCTGTCCGGTGGTGTTGTAGATCGCCCCATAGGCCAGTTCCGCATTCGCCTCGAATTCGGTACTGCCCAGCGCGCGGTACTCGCTGTTCAGGGATTCCAGCAGGGCCATCGCGGCGGCCGGGTCGTTGTCGTTGAGACGCTTGTGAACCCGTCCGAGGCTGGCCAGCGCCACCTGCAGCGCGTCCTGGCGGGCGGCGGCAAGGCCGATGATGCGCTCGTCCACCGCATAGGCCTCGCCCAGCTGGCCGGCATCGCTGTGGATGCGCCGCAGCAGGCGCAGGTAGCCGACCTGCGCGGCATAGGGGGCGTTTCCGGTGAAGGCGGCTTCCTGCTCCAGCAGCAGGCTGCGCGCCCGGGGATTGCTGCGTTCTGCCAGCTTGCCCAGTTCCAGCAGGCGTTGCTGCGCCGCGTCCGCATGTCCCGCAGCCTCGCCTGCGGCAATCGCATCCGGAACCGCGCCCGCCGATGCCAGCGCCAGCAGCGAGGCCGCGAGGGCCTTGCGCCAGCCGGGCATGGACGATCGGGATGCCTGGGGAATGGTCATCGTGCTCGGCTGGCTGCAAAGAGGTCAGGGGCGGCAGGGAGGCCGGCGGCTCGACGCCGCTTCCGTGCGGCAACACTTCGATTATGTTCCGTTGATCTATGGAAATCAAGCATCGGTGCAAGCGTCGAAGCGGGCTCGGGTAAATACGCAACGGCCGTGGTTTTTCGATTGAAGCAAAGGAATTAGTCGAGTTTCATCACTTTACTTTGATTCCGGACAACAATCTGGTGATAATGTCAGGTCTGTAGCTTGCAGAGACCGGTCAACGGCAGAAAGCAGGCTGCGGCAAGCAAGGCGACAGACGGTTCACGGGTCAGGCATGCGGTCGACCGACCGGATGACAAGGCGCTACCGCGGCATACCATGCAGCGGCCAATAAAAGACGCGGAACCATACTATTTATTGATTGGAGAACAAGTAGTGAGTCTTTTCAGAACCAAGAATCTCGACACGATGGTCGCAGCGGCCCAGAAGCCGGGCGGCCTCAAGAAAGTGCTGGGTCCGCTCGACCTGGTCATGATGGGCATCGGCGCCATCATCGGTACCGGTATCTTCGTGCTCACCGGTACCGGCGCCGTCACCGCCGGCCCGGCCCTGACGCTCTCCTTCATCATCGCCGCCTTCGCCTGCGGCTTTGCCGCGCTCTGCTACGCCGAATTCGCTTCGAGCGTGCCGGTGGCCGGTTCGATCTACACCTACAGCTACTTCACGCTGGGCGAGATCGTCGCCTGGATGATCGGCTGGGACCTGCTGCTCGAGTATGGCCTCGCCACCTCGACCGTCGCGGTGGGCTGGTCGGGCTACTTCCAGTCGCTGATGGGCGGCTTCGGCCTGGTGCTGCCCGAGGCCCTGCGCGCGGCCCCGGGCGCCCAGCCGGGCGTGGACACCCTGTTCAACCTGCCCGCCTTCCTGATCATGATGTTGCTGACCTGGATCCTGTCGATGGGCGTGCGCGAATCGGCGCGCCTGAACAACGTCATGGTGATCATCAAGACCAGCGTCGTGATCCTGTTCATCGTGGTCGGCGTGAATTACGTCAAGCCCGACAACTGGCAGCCCTTCATGCCCTTCGGCTTCGGTAGCGTCATGAGCGCCGCCGCCCTGGTGTTCTTCGCCTTCATCGGCTTCGACGCCGTCACCTCGGCGGCCGAGGAAGTCAAGAACCCGTCCAAGGATCTGCCGATCGGCATCCTCGGCTCGCTGGCCGTCTGCACCGTGCTGTACGTGATCGTTGCCGCCATCATGACCGGCATCGTGCCATTCATGAACTTCAAGGGCGTGGACCACCCGGTGTCGCTGGCCCTGCAGTACGCCGGGCAGGACTGGGTCGCCGGCTTCGTCGACCTGGCCGCGATCCTGGGCATGAGCACCGTGATGCTGGTGATGGCCTACGGCCAGACCCGCATCCTGTTCGCGATGTCGCGTGACGGCCTGCTGCCGGCCAAGCTGTCGGAAGTGCACCCGAAGTACGGCACGCCGTATTTCGCCACCTGGCTGGTCGGCATCGTGTTCGGCATCCTCGCCGCGCTGGTCCCGCTCGGCGTGCTGGCCGAACTGGTCAACATCGGCACCCTGGCCGCGTTCTCGCTGGTGTCGGTGGCCGTGATCATCCTGCGCAAGAAGCGTCCCGACCTGCCGCGCGCCTTCCGCTGCCCGGGCGTGCCGGTGATCCCGGCGCTGGCCGTGGTGTTCTGCCTGACCCTGATGTCCTTCCTGAGCTGGCACACCTGGGTGGCCTTCGTGGTCTGGATTGCGATCGGCCTGGTGGTGTACTTCATGTATGCGCGCCAGCGCTCGCTGCTGAACAAGCAGTAAGCCCACGCCGACGGCAGCGTCGACACGCCCGGCACCGCAAGGTGGCCGGGCGTTTTTCATGGGCGCGGCCAATCCGCGCGACATGTTAAGCTGGCCTCCCGAGCTTGCCCGCGCTTGCCCGCGATGGGTGGCTTTTCAGTTTTCACGGAGACCGTTTCCATGAGCGCCATCGTGCTCGGCAAGGGCGACGCCCTGCTGATCGTCGACATGCAGAACGACTTCCTCCCCGGCGGCAGCCTGGCGGTGCCGCGCGGCGACCTGGTCGTCGCCCCGGTCAACGCGCTGGTCGACCTGTACCACGGCCGCGGCCTGCCCATCTACGCCTCGCGCGACTGGCACCCGGAGGACCACTGCTCGTTCTCCGGGCAGGGCGGGCCCTGGCCGCCGCACTGCGTGGCGCACTCCCCAGGCGCGGCCTTCAGCGCCGCGCTGCGCCTGCCGGACGAGGCGATCGTGATATCCAAGGCCGGCAGCGCGACCGAGGACGCCTACTCGGCCTTCGGCGGCACCGGCCTGGCGCGCGCCATGCTGGCCGACGGGATCGTCCGGCTGGCGGTCTGCGGCCTGGCCACCGACTACTGCGTCCTCAACACCGTGCTCGACGGCATCGAGGCCGGCTTCGAGGTGCTGCTGGTGCTGGAGGCGACGCGCGCGGTCGAGCTGGCGCCGGGCGACGGCGACCGCGCCATCACGCGCATGCTGGCAAGGGGCGCGGTGCCGGTGCGCCTGTCCGGCGGCCTGCTGGTGGCCGACGCCGCGCTCGGGGCGCGCCTCTAGGGGCGCCGGGCATCGGCGCGGCGCCAGGTGCGCACTGCCGCATGCTGCACCGTACGGATGAACCATTCCTGTCCCACTATTGTAATTTTGTAATCCCTTTCTTACATGCGCACAGGGCCGTTACCGATTCTACGGAACTGGACGGGCCCGGATAATGTCGGCATCGTCCTACCAGACTAATAATACGATCCGAGACCATGAATTCAATGCTGCTGGCCGAATCCGCCACCGCCACCGCCACCGCGCCCAGCGCTTCCGCCACCCGGGAGCGTTCGAAGCGCCTGTATTTTTCGCTGTACGACCACCCCGGCGCGCACGCCGACGCGGCCCGCGCCTACCTCGCCGACCAGATCGCCGCCGTGCAGGCGCTTCCCGCCGACCTGCCGGCCAACCCGGCCGAACTGTCGGCCTGGGTCGAGGAGCGCACCGACGCGGTCGGCCAGCAATACCGCGAATACCTGGCCGCGCGCAAGAACGGCGCCCCGCGCCGCTACTTTTCGTGCCGCGCCCATGCCCTGTACTTCATCAAGGCGGCCGCGCCCACCAAGCTGGTGGACGGCGCCTGGCTCTACGGCCTGCTGAAGCACTGGGACAACCCGGCCTACCACGAGCTGATCAAGACCTATATCGAGGAGCTGGGCGAGGGGGCGCCAAGCAAGAACCACGTCACGATCTATCGCAAGCTGCTGGCCACCCACGGCTGCGAAGGCTGGGAAAGCCTGAGCGACGAGCACTTCGTGCAGGGTGCGATCCAGCTGGCGCTCGGCCACCATACCGAGCACTTCCTGCCGGAAGTCATCGGCTACAACCTCGGCTACGAGCAACTGCCGCTGCACCTGCTGATCACCTCGTACGAGCTGAACGAATTCGGGATCGATCCCTACTATTTCACGCTGCACGTCACGGTCGACAACGCCGCCAGCGGCCACGCCCAGAAGGCGGTGCAGGCCCTGCAGCACCTGATGCCGCGGGTGGGCGACCGCGAGGCCTTCTACCGCCGCGTGCTGGACGGCTATCGCCTGAACGACATCGGTGCCGGCACCAACTCGTGCATCGCCGAGTTCGACCTGCAGGCCGAGCTGGTGGACATCCTCGCGGCCAAGAGCAGCGTCGGCCGGAACATGCACTCCGATTACTGCCGCGTGGCCGGCCGTTCGGTCAACGACTGGCTGGGCAACCCGGCCGCGGTCCCGGACTTCCTGTCCGCGCTGGAAACGGCCGGCTGGATCAAGCGCGGCGAAGCGGTCGAGAACAGCCGCTTCTGGCGCCTGGTGCACGGCGAGAAGGCCGAGATGTTCGGCGTCTTCAGCGCCTACGAGCAGCAGGTGCTGCGCGACTGGATCACCTCGACCCCGGACGGCGGACGCGCCGAGGGGCCGCGCGTGCTGACCTGGCGCGCGCGCCAGCGCACCCTGGACAATCTCGGCGCGCAGGTCGAGCGCAGTGCGCACTTCCCGGAGCGCGGCCTGATCCGCCGTCATCCGCGGCTGGAGGCGCCGGACAACGAACTGCGGCTGCTCGAGGAGCAGGTGGCGGCGGCCGCCGGCAAGCAGCAGGCGATGGAACTGCTGGGCGGCCTGATGTCGCCTGAGGTCCACCACACGGCGGTGGGCCTGATGGCGACCCGCATGTACACCCGCCTGTTCGACGCCTGACGCGGGCGGCCCGCGCGCCGCATACGGTATTTCCGCGTGCCGGGTTGCTACCCGGCACGTCCCTTACGACAACAAGGATCATTACGTGCAAATCCTGGAACAACGCTTCCTGCGCGGACCGAACGTCCACGCCGATTCCCCCTGCCTGCTGAGCGTGATCGACTTGCAGGAGCTGTACGGCATTTCTTCGAAAGACATCCCCGGTTTTAACGACGCCCTGCTCGGCGCCTTGCCTTCGCTGGCAGGCCAACTGCTGCCGCTCGGCCAGCGCGGCGGTTTCGCCCAGCGCCTGCGCGAGGGTACCTATCTCGGCCGGGTGATCGAGCAGGTCACACTCGACCTGCAGGCCCGGGCCGCGCATGGGGCGGCGTCGCCGGCGAGCTATGGCCGCACCCGGCCGGTCGCCGGCCGTCCCGGCGTATTCCGTATCGTCTGCGCCTACCAGTCCGAAAAAGTGGTACAGCCGGCCTTCGAGCTGGCGGTCGACCTGGTCACCGCGCTGGCGCGCGGCGAAGCCTTCGACCTGGCCCCGCGCCTGGAACAGCTGGGCGCGGTCGCCGCGCGCCATGCCATCGGCACCAGCACCGCGGCGGTGCTGGCCGCGGCCCACGAACGCGGCATCCCGACCCAGCGCATCACCGAGGACGCCAACCTGTTCCTGCTGGGCTGGGGCGTGAAGCAGAAGCGCCTGCAGGCCACCACCACCGGCGACACCAGCTTCATCGCGGTCAAGATCGCGGGCGACAAGCAGCTCACCAAGACCCTGCTGGCGGAAGCCGGGGTGCCGGTTCCCCAAGGCGCGGTCGTGACCACCCTGGATGACGCGCAGCGCGTGGCCGCCCGCATGCAGGGGGCGGTGACGCTCAAGCCGCTCGACGGCAACCAGGGCAAGGGCGTCACGGTCGACTGCCGCGCGCCGGAGGAGGTGGCGCGCGCCTTCGCGTTCGCGCGCCAGCACGGCCGCCGCGTGATCGTCGAACGCTTCGTCGAGGGCCGCGACTACCGGGTGCTGGTGGCGGGCGGCAAGGTGGCCGCGGCGTCCTTGCGGCGACCGGCCCATGTGGTGGGCGACGGCGTCGCCACCGTCCGCGAGCTGGTCGCGCGCGAGAACGACCAGCCGGCGCGCGGCGCCGGCCACAGCAACATCCTCACCAGGATCGCGCTCGACGAGCATGCCCTGGACGTGCTGCGCAAGCAGGGCTTCGACTTCGACAGCGTGCTCCCGGTCGGGGTCCCGGCCGAACTGCGCGGGAACGCCAACCTGTCCACCGGCGGCACCGCCGAGGACGTGACCGCCTTGCTGCCCGAATCGACCCGCAGGCTGTGCGTGCGGGCGGCGGGCAAGATCGGCCTGGACGTGGCCGGCATCGACATCGTCTGCCGCGACATCGCGCTGCCACTCGATGCCCAGGGCGGCGCGATCATCGAGGTCAATGCGGCGCCCGGCATCCGCATGCACGAGCACCCGAGCAGAGGCGCGCCGGTCGACGCGGGCGACGCCATCGTGCAGGGACTGATGGGCGAGTCGGACGGCCGCATTCCGCTGATCGCGATTACCGGCACCAACGGCAAGACCACGACCACGCTGCTGATCGGACACACGGTGCGCATGGCCGGCAAGGTCGCCGGCGTGACCACCACCGAAGGCGTGTTCATCGACGGCAAGCAGGTCGCCAAGGGCGACTGCACCGGCTACTGGTCGGCGCGCACCGTGCTCGGCTCGCCCGACGTCGAGGTGGCGGTGCTCGAGACGGCACGGGGCGGCATCCTCAAGCGCGGCCTGGCATTCGACCGCTGCGAAGTCGGCGTGGTGCTCAACGTCGCGGCCGACCACCTCGGCCTGGACGGTGTCGACACGGTGGAAGACCTGGCCCAGGTGAAAGCGGTGGTCGCCAGCGCCGCCGCCAGGGCGCTGGTGCTCAATGCCGAGGACCCGCTGTGCGTGGCCATGGGGCGCCGCGCCAAGCCGGAAGCGGAGATCGTGTACTTCTCGATGGACCCCGAAAACCCGGTGTTCCTGAGCCACCTGGAAGAAGGCGGGCGCGGCGTCTACCTGCAGGACAATGCGGTGGTGGTGGCGGACGGCCACCTGCACCAGGAACTGCTGCGGGTCGAGAGCATGCCGGTGGCCTTCGGCGGGCGCGCCCGCTTCAACATCGCCAACAGCCTGGCCGCCGCGGCGGCCCTGATGGCCACCGGCTTCACCAACATCCAGATCGCCACCGGCCTGTCGACCTTCGTGTCGAACGGCCGCACCAATCCGCTGCGCACGAACATGTTCGACATTCGCGGCGTGACCGTGATCGTCGACTACGCGCACAATCCGGCGGCCTACAAGGCCATGGCCGAGATGGCGCGCGCCCTGCTGCCGGCCCAGCTGGTCGGGATCGTCACCGCGCCGGGCGACCGCCGCGACGAAGACCTGCGCGAGGTCGGACGGGTGTGCGGCGAACGCTTCGACGAATTGGTGGTGTACGAGTCCCAGAGCCGCGGGCGCGAAGTGGGGGAGGCGGTCGACCTGATCCTCGAGGGCGCGCAGGAGGCGGCGGGCATGGGCGACACGCTGCACCGGGTGATCGAGGTCGGCGAGGCGATCCGCCACGGGCTGAGCCTGTGCCGTCCGGGCGACGTGCTGGTGTTCGCCTGCGGCTCTTCGCTGCAGGTGTTCGTCGATGCGTTGCGGGTCGACGATCCGGAAAGTGCCGACCTGGTGGCGGCGCAGGTGTAAGCCGGGCCGGCGTGATCAAGAGCGGCCCGCGGGCCGCTTTTTTCGTGGATCGATCAGAACAGGAACTGCAGCGCCAGGGTCCAGACGTTCGGCTTGAGGACATCCGGCTTCTCTTTGGGAAGACGCTCGTACTCGACGCTGATGGCGGTATTCGGGCTGATCGAATACTGCAGGCCGAAGGCGCCGTAGGCGCCGGTCTTGCTCTTGTTGCCGATGCCGGCGGAAGGCGCCGGGGGCAGGGACGGGCGACGGGTCTGGGCCACGCCGACCTTGCCGTAGACCGACAGCTTCTCGCTCAAGGGAAGGCTGGGTTTCACGGCAATGTACATGCCATAGCCGTTCCTGAAGTCCAGGGCGCCGCCTTCGATGGCGAGCTGCGGCCTGAGCTGGAATCCGGCGAAGACCTTGGGGCTGGCCCGGGTGGCGGCGCCGACGTAGTCGACACCGGAGACGCCCACGCCTGCATAGGCCCGCGGCGCGCTGCGCACCGGTTCGGCGCATGCGGTGCCGGCGGCAACGATGCCGGCCAGGAGTACGGCGACGACTTTCTGCATACCTTTTCCTTCCGATATTCGAGCCGGTCCGCTGTCGTGAGGAGCGGACCTGGTTACGGATGAGCAAGGTAACAGTAGAGAACTGACATGAAAATGCCAAATTGTAACGAAATGCAAAAGATCCGCCGATTCGTCCCCGCCTGCCCGGCTGTTTAAGGAAGGCTTAAGCGAAAACGCCCCGATGGGGCGTTTTCGCGTCAAGGATGACAGTCGCTCAGATCGCTTCCGCTTCGATCTTGCGCGCCAGTTCCGGTTTGTCGGGGCGGATCGCGTCGAGCAGTTCCGACAGCGTGCTGCTGCAGCCGAATACCAGCACGTCTCCCGGGCGGCACAGCGACAGGCCGTGGCGGATCGCCTTGTGGGAGGCCGGCACCACGGTGAGCGAATCGTCGCCCAGCTTGCCCAGCCTGGCGCCGCGCACCAGCAACGATGCGGTCTCGCCGTCGGGGCGGCCGCGGTTCTCGGTCTCGTACACGACCAGGTCGTCGAATCCGGCCGCGCAGATCCGGCCGATGTCGATCAGGTCGGCGTC includes:
- a CDS encoding iron-containing redox enzyme family protein gives rise to the protein MNSMLLAESATATATAPSASATRERSKRLYFSLYDHPGAHADAARAYLADQIAAVQALPADLPANPAELSAWVEERTDAVGQQYREYLAARKNGAPRRYFSCRAHALYFIKAAAPTKLVDGAWLYGLLKHWDNPAYHELIKTYIEELGEGAPSKNHVTIYRKLLATHGCEGWESLSDEHFVQGAIQLALGHHTEHFLPEVIGYNLGYEQLPLHLLITSYELNEFGIDPYYFTLHVTVDNAASGHAQKAVQALQHLMPRVGDREAFYRRVLDGYRLNDIGAGTNSCIAEFDLQAELVDILAAKSSVGRNMHSDYCRVAGRSVNDWLGNPAAVPDFLSALETAGWIKRGEAVENSRFWRLVHGEKAEMFGVFSAYEQQVLRDWITSTPDGGRAEGPRVLTWRARQRTLDNLGAQVERSAHFPERGLIRRHPRLEAPDNELRLLEEQVAAAAGKQQAMELLGGLMSPEVHHTAVGLMATRMYTRLFDA
- a CDS encoding diguanylate cyclase, with product MPGWRKALAASLLALASAGAVPDAIAAGEAAGHADAAQQRLLELGKLAERSNPRARSLLLEQEAAFTGNAPYAAQVGYLRLLRRIHSDAGQLGEAYAVDERIIGLAAARQDALQVALASLGRVHKRLNDNDPAAAMALLESLNSEYRALGSTEFEANAELAYGAIYNTTGQHDRALGHYLRALELVQRHPALWSPREADLRLALARLYVNGGDAGKALDTTRAYRAAHAGAADEAIAPRVEALMHFLDGRAYVLLKQLPQAHAAFDRALALARRHDLRWIEANVLGNVSDAFLRGRRYREAERAARSAVALSEQVSDQSVIQMVYANLGFALFGQGRMAEGTVHIDRTTQELRKAGAMLAVSNILAEKSEALEHAGLHRQALQTVREREQIQETLAVESRNKAFAALQEQFNAKERAAQIERLRQENAVKDAEIHNRNLRLALASLGALLALVLSGFVFMLYRKSQASGRRLAELNAELAHRSAHDPLTGLYNRRSFVDRMRERRPATGAGDCFTLLDIDHFKRINDQHGHAAGDAVLVEVGRRLNEVVRESDMVLRWGGEEFLVYSQGVDDAQRPLLVQRILNAIAAAPVVLDDGSALHVSATAGAVSLQPGAGEAFGWEQAIALADRALYKGKETGRNRGLIVEGVEGVEGVEGGAGRAAGQGSGEQGRLRLHLVLPDMRLQAAQ
- a CDS encoding isochorismatase family protein, which codes for MSAIVLGKGDALLIVDMQNDFLPGGSLAVPRGDLVVAPVNALVDLYHGRGLPIYASRDWHPEDHCSFSGQGGPWPPHCVAHSPGAAFSAALRLPDEAIVISKAGSATEDAYSAFGGTGLARAMLADGIVRLAVCGLATDYCVLNTVLDGIEAGFEVLLVLEATRAVELAPGDGDRAITRMLARGAVPVRLSGGLLVADAALGARL
- a CDS encoding amino acid permease codes for the protein MVAAAQKPGGLKKVLGPLDLVMMGIGAIIGTGIFVLTGTGAVTAGPALTLSFIIAAFACGFAALCYAEFASSVPVAGSIYTYSYFTLGEIVAWMIGWDLLLEYGLATSTVAVGWSGYFQSLMGGFGLVLPEALRAAPGAQPGVDTLFNLPAFLIMMLLTWILSMGVRESARLNNVMVIIKTSVVILFIVVGVNYVKPDNWQPFMPFGFGSVMSAAALVFFAFIGFDAVTSAAEEVKNPSKDLPIGILGSLAVCTVLYVIVAAIMTGIVPFMNFKGVDHPVSLALQYAGQDWVAGFVDLAAILGMSTVMLVMAYGQTRILFAMSRDGLLPAKLSEVHPKYGTPYFATWLVGIVFGILAALVPLGVLAELVNIGTLAAFSLVSVAVIILRKKRPDLPRAFRCPGVPVIPALAVVFCLTLMSFLSWHTWVAFVVWIAIGLVVYFMYARQRSLLNKQ
- the cphA gene encoding cyanophycin synthetase; the protein is MQILEQRFLRGPNVHADSPCLLSVIDLQELYGISSKDIPGFNDALLGALPSLAGQLLPLGQRGGFAQRLREGTYLGRVIEQVTLDLQARAAHGAASPASYGRTRPVAGRPGVFRIVCAYQSEKVVQPAFELAVDLVTALARGEAFDLAPRLEQLGAVAARHAIGTSTAAVLAAAHERGIPTQRITEDANLFLLGWGVKQKRLQATTTGDTSFIAVKIAGDKQLTKTLLAEAGVPVPQGAVVTTLDDAQRVAARMQGAVTLKPLDGNQGKGVTVDCRAPEEVARAFAFARQHGRRVIVERFVEGRDYRVLVAGGKVAAASLRRPAHVVGDGVATVRELVARENDQPARGAGHSNILTRIALDEHALDVLRKQGFDFDSVLPVGVPAELRGNANLSTGGTAEDVTALLPESTRRLCVRAAGKIGLDVAGIDIVCRDIALPLDAQGGAIIEVNAAPGIRMHEHPSRGAPVDAGDAIVQGLMGESDGRIPLIAITGTNGKTTTTLLIGHTVRMAGKVAGVTTTEGVFIDGKQVAKGDCTGYWSARTVLGSPDVEVAVLETARGGILKRGLAFDRCEVGVVLNVAADHLGLDGVDTVEDLAQVKAVVASAAARALVLNAEDPLCVAMGRRAKPEAEIVYFSMDPENPVFLSHLEEGGRGVYLQDNAVVVADGHLHQELLRVESMPVAFGGRARFNIANSLAAAAALMATGFTNIQIATGLSTFVSNGRTNPLRTNMFDIRGVTVIVDYAHNPAAYKAMAEMARALLPAQLVGIVTAPGDRRDEDLREVGRVCGERFDELVVYESQSRGREVGEAVDLILEGAQEAAGMGDTLHRVIEVGEAIRHGLSLCRPGDVLVFACGSSLQVFVDALRVDDPESADLVAAQV
- a CDS encoding porin family protein; the protein is MQKVVAVLLAGIVAAGTACAEPVRSAPRAYAGVGVSGVDYVGAATRASPKVFAGFQLRPQLAIEGGALDFRNGYGMYIAVKPSLPLSEKLSVYGKVGVAQTRRPSLPPAPSAGIGNKSKTGAYGAFGLQYSISPNTAISVEYERLPKEKPDVLKPNVWTLALQFLF